Proteins encoded together in one Nostoc sp. PCC 7524 window:
- a CDS encoding DUF1823 family protein, producing MSELPPLNTDTIWGILNDQIDDATVMQLVWYYLGYRYDSTSGTWDNSSVPPEWRDEYPEPPNFLDSRPATMKLTRSIPQEYKQITKEKLGFKGYKIGTFTPRETRRATAANWLLSYLQQTIDKQQ from the coding sequence ATGTCTGAACTACCACCATTAAATACAGATACTATCTGGGGTATTCTCAATGATCAAATTGATGATGCTACTGTCATGCAATTAGTCTGGTATTACTTGGGTTATCGCTACGACTCCACAAGCGGAACATGGGATAACAGCAGCGTCCCACCAGAATGGCGTGATGAGTACCCAGAACCACCAAATTTTCTCGATAGCCGTCCAGCAACGATGAAATTGACCCGTTCTATTCCACAAGAATATAAACAAATTACAAAAGAAAAGCTGGGTTTTAAAGGTTACAAAATTGGGACTTTTACGCCACGAGAAACGCGGAGAGCCACTGCTGCTAATTGGTTATTAAGTTATTTGCAGCAAACAATAGATAAACAACAGTAA
- a CDS encoding acylphosphatase, translating to MPNPTPQSKLIHAHVWISGRVQGVGYRYATVETASQLGLTGWVRNLPDGRVEAVFEGAREVVEEMLRWCHAGPPAAVVQDVKVEYEHPEGLRGFEVRRFE from the coding sequence ATGCCAAATCCTACACCACAATCAAAGCTGATTCACGCCCATGTTTGGATTTCTGGTAGAGTCCAAGGGGTAGGCTATCGCTACGCTACCGTAGAGACTGCTAGCCAGTTGGGGTTAACTGGTTGGGTGCGAAACCTTCCCGATGGACGGGTAGAAGCTGTGTTTGAAGGGGCGCGGGAGGTAGTAGAAGAGATGTTACGTTGGTGTCATGCTGGCCCACCTGCGGCGGTGGTGCAGGATGTTAAGGTTGAGTATGAACACCCAGAAGGATTGCGGGGATTTGAGGTGAGGCGATTTGAGTAA
- a CDS encoding zinc-dependent alcohol dehydrogenase family protein codes for MRAMILEAPRQPLRLVDLPIPNYHSEQVLIRVHACAVCRTDLHIVDGELTHPKLPLVLGHQIVGTVEAIGANVHNFRVGQRVGVPWLGYTCSHCPYCLSGRENLCNYAEFTGYNLDGGYAEYAVADHRFCFPLDPSYPDLQAAPLLCGGLIGYRAYRMTGDAKKLGFYGFGSSAHILIQLARYQNRQVFAFTRTGDITGQEFARQLGATWAGDSNVLPPEPLDAAIIFAPVGKLVPAALRAVAKGGVVVCAGIHMSDIPSFPYSILWEERVLRSVANLTRRDGEEFLAIAPQIPIYTEITAFPLTQANEALDALRSGKIEGSAVLVID; via the coding sequence ATGCGTGCAATGATTTTAGAGGCACCACGCCAACCATTACGGTTAGTTGACTTGCCCATACCAAATTATCACTCCGAGCAAGTGCTGATACGGGTTCATGCTTGCGCTGTGTGTCGCACGGATTTGCATATAGTTGATGGGGAATTGACCCACCCAAAACTACCTCTGGTATTAGGACATCAAATTGTTGGTACTGTAGAGGCGATAGGGGCAAACGTTCATAACTTTCGGGTTGGGCAACGGGTGGGTGTACCTTGGTTGGGGTATACTTGCTCTCATTGTCCCTATTGCCTATCAGGTAGGGAAAATCTCTGTAATTATGCTGAATTTACAGGTTATAATCTAGACGGTGGTTATGCTGAGTATGCTGTAGCCGACCACCGCTTTTGCTTTCCTTTAGACCCCAGTTATCCTGACTTACAAGCTGCTCCTTTGTTGTGTGGAGGCTTAATTGGCTATCGTGCTTACAGGATGACAGGGGATGCTAAAAAACTGGGTTTTTACGGTTTTGGTTCATCGGCTCATATCCTCATCCAACTAGCGCGTTATCAAAACCGTCAAGTATTTGCTTTTACTCGGACTGGTGATATTACAGGACAAGAATTTGCTCGTCAATTAGGTGCGACTTGGGCGGGTGATTCCAATGTCTTACCTCCAGAACCATTGGATGCAGCAATCATTTTTGCACCGGTTGGCAAGCTTGTACCAGCAGCTTTACGGGCAGTTGCTAAAGGTGGTGTAGTGGTTTGTGCTGGTATTCACATGAGTGATATTCCCTCTTTTCCCTATAGTATTCTCTGGGAAGAAAGGGTGTTAAGGTCTGTAGCTAATTTAACTCGCCGAGATGGAGAAGAATTTTTAGCGATCGCACCACAAATTCCCATTTATACTGAAATTACAGCCTTCCCCTTAACTCAAGCCAATGAAGCATTAGATGCCCTACGTAGCGGTAAAATAGAGGGGTCTGCTGTTTTGGTGATAGACTAA
- a CDS encoding dienelactone hydrolase family protein has translation MKLLLSVLFTPVAVLLASGQALAALQTRTVEYKHGNTVLEGYLAYDDAIKGKRPGVLVVHEWNGLQSYAKQRAEQLAKLGYVAFAADIYGKGIRPKNAQESAAQAKIYRQDRQLLRARANAGLKVLQANPLTDIKRIAAIGYCFGGGTVLELARSGANIAGVVSFHGNLDTPNPADAKNIKTKVLVLHGADDPFVPEEQIAAFETEMRQANVDWQFISYGRTVHSFTNPEAKGEIKGAEYNPIADQRSWQAMQQFFAEIFRK, from the coding sequence ATGAAGTTATTGCTTTCTGTTTTATTTACACCTGTAGCTGTGTTGTTAGCTTCTGGACAAGCATTGGCAGCACTGCAAACCAGAACTGTTGAGTATAAACATGGCAATACAGTTTTAGAAGGCTATTTGGCATACGATGACGCTATCAAAGGTAAGCGTCCCGGTGTGTTAGTGGTGCATGAATGGAACGGATTGCAGTCTTATGCTAAACAACGTGCCGAACAATTAGCAAAACTCGGTTATGTGGCTTTTGCTGCGGATATTTATGGTAAAGGGATTAGACCCAAAAATGCCCAAGAGTCGGCAGCACAGGCGAAAATTTACCGTCAAGATAGACAATTATTAAGAGCAAGAGCCAATGCTGGGTTAAAAGTTTTACAAGCAAATCCCCTGACAGATATCAAACGTATTGCTGCAATTGGGTACTGCTTCGGTGGTGGTACTGTCTTAGAATTAGCACGTAGTGGCGCAAATATTGCTGGTGTAGTGAGTTTTCACGGCAATCTTGATACTCCCAACCCCGCAGATGCGAAAAATATCAAAACCAAAGTCTTAGTTTTACATGGTGCTGATGACCCATTTGTACCAGAAGAACAAATTGCAGCCTTTGAAACCGAAATGCGCCAAGCCAATGTAGACTGGCAATTCATTTCCTATGGCCGCACAGTGCATAGCTTCACCAACCCAGAAGCCAAAGGTGAGATTAAAGGCGCAGAATACAACCCTATTGCAGACCAACGTTCTTGGCAAGCGATGCAACAGTTTTTTGCAGAAATCTTTCGGAAGTAG
- a CDS encoding alpha-amylase family glycosyl hydrolase has protein sequence MAKPIEFNLFAPHNEGAALIASFSDWQEIPMEKCDDGYFRTTVELEDGTYQYKFRVQTKSWFFEPDQWVDVTDPYATDIDELSGKDNGVVRIKDGERIVDTYVWQNDDQPLPPDHELVIYELHIGDFSGGEDDPYARGKYKHVIEKLDYLCELGINAVELMPIKEYPGDYSWGYNPRYFFATESSYGSTADLKHLIDECHQRNIRVIMDGIYNHSEASSPLTQIDHDYWYHHQPRDPDNNWGPEFNYEHYDESLDTYPARRFIGDTVRFWIQEYHIDGIRYDAARQIANYDFMQWIVQEAKKAAGAKPFYNIAEHIPETPSITNVDGPMDGCWHDSFYHTVLAHICGDTFDLENLKDVIDCKRQGFMGATNVVNYLTNHDHNHVMVELGNRNILDAEAFKRAKLGAAILMTAVGVPLIWMGEEFGEYKPKQPDPAKIDWTLLGNDLNRGLFEYYKGLIYLRKNNHALYTENIDFIHDNPDAKVLAYSRWNDHGSRIVVVVNFSENFLAGYHVPNFPCGGTWHEWTANYDVEAGDDGIITDIGDYEAKVFVWQ, from the coding sequence ATGGCAAAGCCCATTGAATTTAATTTATTTGCACCCCATAATGAAGGTGCTGCCTTAATTGCTTCTTTTTCCGATTGGCAAGAAATTCCAATGGAAAAATGTGATGATGGTTATTTTCGTACAACTGTTGAATTAGAAGACGGTACTTATCAATATAAATTTCGGGTGCAGACAAAATCATGGTTTTTTGAACCTGACCAGTGGGTAGATGTTACAGACCCTTATGCCACAGATATTGATGAATTAAGTGGTAAAGATAATGGTGTAGTGAGAATCAAAGACGGAGAAAGAATTGTTGATACTTACGTTTGGCAAAATGATGATCAACCTCTACCACCTGACCACGAATTAGTTATTTATGAATTACACATAGGAGATTTTTCCGGTGGTGAAGATGATCCCTATGCACGCGGTAAATATAAACACGTCATTGAAAAGTTAGATTATTTATGTGAATTAGGAATCAATGCTGTTGAGTTGATGCCAATTAAAGAATATCCTGGTGATTATAGCTGGGGTTATAATCCTCGCTACTTTTTTGCTACAGAATCCAGTTATGGTTCCACTGCTGATTTAAAACATTTGATTGATGAGTGCCATCAGCGAAATATTCGTGTCATTATGGATGGGATTTATAACCACTCAGAAGCATCTAGTCCACTAACACAAATTGACCACGATTATTGGTATCACCATCAGCCGCGTGACCCTGATAATAACTGGGGACCGGAATTTAATTACGAACACTATGATGAGAGTTTAGATACATACCCAGCCCGCAGATTCATAGGTGACACAGTTCGTTTTTGGATTCAAGAATATCATATTGATGGTATTCGTTACGATGCAGCTAGACAAATAGCTAACTATGATTTCATGCAGTGGATTGTTCAAGAAGCTAAAAAAGCTGCTGGTGCTAAACCCTTTTATAATATTGCCGAACACATCCCAGAAACTCCCAGCATTACTAATGTAGATGGGCCAATGGATGGATGCTGGCATGATAGTTTTTACCATACAGTCCTAGCCCATATTTGCGGTGACACCTTTGATTTGGAAAACCTCAAGGATGTAATTGACTGCAAACGTCAAGGTTTTATGGGTGCAACTAATGTTGTTAATTATTTGACTAACCATGACCACAACCATGTGATGGTTGAACTAGGTAATCGGAATATTTTGGATGCAGAAGCTTTTAAACGGGCTAAACTAGGGGCTGCTATTTTGATGACAGCTGTTGGTGTCCCTTTAATTTGGATGGGAGAAGAATTTGGCGAGTATAAACCTAAGCAACCAGACCCAGCTAAGATTGATTGGACACTGTTAGGCAATGACCTCAATCGTGGTTTATTTGAATACTACAAAGGCTTGATTTATTTACGTAAAAATAATCACGCCCTCTATACAGAAAACATTGATTTTATTCACGATAATCCAGACGCTAAGGTACTAGCTTACAGTCGTTGGAATGATCATGGTTCCCGTATAGTTGTGGTAGTAAATTTTTCGGAAAACTTCCTTGCGGGTTATCATGTTCCCAATTTCCCTTGTGGTGGGACATGGCATGAGTGGACAGCCAATTATGATGTCGAAGCTGGTGATGATGGTATCATAACTGACATAGGAGATTACGAAGCCAAGGTCTTTGTTTGGCAGTAA
- a CDS encoding Na/Pi cotransporter family protein, with protein MFFHKTVIKFFFLLILSLLLFIGVLNLKNDSYVTRTESLIEKQQITAIILKKEENQQQFQKTENIGVVNQLKAQEELNIFHIVMGVIAGLVLFLYGVTKMAEGMEALAGDRIRNILRNFTTNPLAGVMTGTIATTILDSSSVTIIIVIAMVSAGLLTDVESLGVVLGSNIGTTFGAQVVAFNIDEYAPVALFIGFLLFLLGRSNQLKQIGLIVLGIGLLFFGLGYIENATEPFRDYPQFINWMENLGHNTLQGVLVGGLFTILIQSSSATLAIVVTLASQGLISLPTGIALMLGAEVGTCADTLVATIGRERPAIRTGVFHLIFNLASASIGLLFASQLAALSVWISTLAGAGDNVARQIANAQLIFNLLGVLLVLGFLPWIARGLERLIPD; from the coding sequence ATGTTTTTTCATAAGACAGTAATCAAGTTCTTCTTTTTGCTGATTTTGTCTTTACTGTTATTTATTGGTGTTTTGAATTTAAAAAATGATTCCTATGTGACTAGAACAGAATCTTTAATCGAAAAGCAGCAAATAACAGCAATAATTCTTAAAAAAGAGGAAAATCAGCAACAATTCCAGAAGACCGAAAATATAGGCGTAGTTAATCAGCTAAAAGCCCAGGAAGAATTGAATATTTTTCATATTGTGATGGGCGTAATTGCTGGGTTGGTGCTGTTTTTGTATGGTGTCACCAAAATGGCGGAAGGGATGGAAGCATTGGCAGGCGATCGCATCCGTAATATCCTCCGTAATTTTACTACCAATCCCTTAGCAGGAGTGATGACTGGCACTATTGCCACCACAATTTTAGATTCATCATCGGTAACAATTATCATTGTGATTGCGATGGTGAGTGCAGGTTTATTAACTGATGTAGAATCTCTGGGTGTCGTTTTAGGTTCTAATATTGGTACAACCTTCGGAGCGCAAGTTGTTGCTTTTAATATTGACGAATATGCACCTGTAGCATTGTTCATCGGTTTTTTATTATTTTTACTGGGGAGAAGTAACCAACTCAAACAAATTGGCTTAATTGTATTGGGTATCGGTTTACTCTTTTTTGGTCTGGGTTACATTGAAAATGCCACAGAACCATTTAGAGATTACCCACAGTTTATTAATTGGATGGAGAATTTAGGACACAACACCTTACAAGGTGTTTTAGTAGGAGGATTGTTTACAATTTTGATTCAATCTTCCTCTGCTACTCTTGCCATTGTCGTCACTTTGGCTAGCCAAGGCTTGATTTCATTACCCACAGGTATTGCCCTGATGCTGGGTGCGGAAGTTGGCACTTGTGCTGATACCCTAGTTGCTACCATTGGGCGTGAGCGTCCAGCTATTAGAACGGGAGTATTTCATCTCATATTTAATCTGGCTTCTGCCTCTATAGGGCTTTTGTTTGCCAGTCAATTAGCAGCATTATCTGTCTGGATTTCTACCTTAGCAGGGGCGGGAGATAATGTAGCGCGTCAGATTGCTAATGCACAGTTGATCTTCAATTTGCTAGGAGTATTATTAGTTCTAGGATTTTTACCCTGGATTGCCCGTGGATTGGAAAGATTGATTCCAGATTAA